One genomic region from Candidatus Omnitrophota bacterium encodes:
- a CDS encoding nucleotidyltransferase family protein, which produces MEFERVLRKILKEFRKGNIHYALIGGFALGALGIPRATFDLDFLVEAEELEALDKILRKLGYHLYFRTENVSHFRAHNPQWGSLDFIHAFRKISLRMLERAKERKIFNGKESIRILLPEDIIGLKVQAIANDPLRRIKELADIEALVDLYRERLDWQNLKEYFSLFEMEEEFRRLKTRIKDVK; this is translated from the coding sequence ATGGAATTTGAAAGGGTATTGAGAAAAATTTTGAAAGAATTTAGGAAGGGGAATATTCATTATGCCTTAATCGGAGGCTTTGCTTTAGGAGCTTTAGGAATCCCCCGTGCCACCTTCGACCTTGATTTTCTGGTTGAAGCTGAAGAACTGGAAGCGTTAGATAAGATTCTTAGAAAGTTGGGATATCATCTCTATTTTAGGACTGAGAATGTTTCTCATTTCCGTGCCCATAATCCTCAATGGGGAAGTTTAGATTTCATTCATGCTTTCCGGAAAATTTCCTTAAGGATGCTTGAGCGTGCAAAGGAAAGAAAAATTTTTAACGGTAAGGAGTCAATAAGAATATTACTGCCCGAAGATATCATCGGACTTAAGGTGCAAGCAATCGCCAATGACCCCTTGCGCAGGATAAAAGAATTAGCGGATATAGAGGCGTTGGTAGACTTATATAGAGAGCGTTTAGATTGGCAGAATTTAAAAGAATATTTTTCCCTCTTTGAGATGGAAGAGGAATTTAGAAGATTAAAGACGAGGATTAAAGATGTTAAGTGA